Proteins encoded within one genomic window of Bacteroidota bacterium:
- a CDS encoding DUF1080 domain-containing protein: MLCAVLVGCAPAKKANPESLPEAEAAGDMRMLFDGQSFEGWEGVNAFFRIENEAIVAGTTTQPIPQNEFLCSIDRFSDFRLELETRLVGDETNAGIQFHTERIPGDNEVIGYQADIGAGYWGGIYDESRRNKMLVTADEALIDEILKPGAWNTYLLEAKGPNFRIAINGVQTVAYTEEDPDIPLEGHICLQIHSGPPGEQWYKSIALETL, from the coding sequence GTGCTATGTGCCGTACTGGTTGGCTGTGCGCCAGCAAAAAAAGCAAACCCGGAAAGCCTGCCCGAAGCAGAAGCTGCTGGAGACATGCGCATGTTGTTTGATGGGCAGTCGTTTGAAGGATGGGAAGGGGTAAATGCTTTTTTTCGTATTGAAAATGAAGCCATTGTTGCCGGCACTACAACGCAACCAATTCCACAAAACGAATTTCTCTGCTCGATAGATCGTTTTTCTGATTTCCGACTCGAACTGGAAACCAGGTTGGTAGGAGATGAGACCAATGCCGGCATACAATTTCACACGGAGCGTATCCCGGGTGATAATGAGGTCATTGGATACCAGGCTGACATTGGCGCAGGTTATTGGGGGGGCATCTACGATGAGTCGCGTCGTAACAAGATGCTGGTTACAGCTGATGAAGCACTGATCGATGAAATTCTGAAGCCAGGGGCGTGGAATACCTACCTGCTAGAGGCAAAAGGGCCCAATTTTCGCATTGCCATAAATGGTGTGCAAACAGTTGCATACACGGAAGAAGATCCGGATATTCCTCTTGAAGGGCATATCTGCTTGCAAATCCATAGCGGACCACCTGGAGAGCAGTGGTACAAATCTATTGCGCTTGAAACACTGTAA